Proteins found in one Nocardia brasiliensis ATCC 700358 genomic segment:
- a CDS encoding chitinase, with the protein MVGVVGALAVGVGPAAHAAPAADTCATKPKPTGKVLQGYWENWDGASNGVHPGMGWIPITDPRIAAHGHNVINAAFPVIESNGTARWEDGMDRTVKVATPAEMCQAKAAGATILMSIGGAAAGIDLSSSAVADRFVATIVPILKRYNFDGIDIDLETGLTGSGNIKTLSASQSNLIRIIDGVLAQMPAGFGLTMAPETAYVTGGSVTYGSIWGAYLPIIKKYADNGRLWWLNMQYYNGSMYGCAGDSYQAGTVQGFTAQTDCLAKGLNIQGTTITVPYDKQVPGLPAQPGAGGGYMSPSLVSQAWKHYGTGAANSLKGLMTWSLNWDGSRGWTFGDNVKSLQGR; encoded by the coding sequence GTGGTGGGGGTGGTGGGCGCGCTGGCGGTGGGGGTCGGTCCGGCCGCGCACGCGGCTCCCGCGGCGGACACGTGTGCGACCAAACCGAAGCCGACCGGCAAAGTGCTGCAAGGGTATTGGGAGAACTGGGACGGTGCGTCGAACGGGGTGCACCCGGGCATGGGATGGATCCCGATCACCGATCCGCGGATCGCGGCGCACGGCCACAACGTGATCAACGCGGCGTTCCCGGTGATCGAGTCGAACGGTACTGCCCGCTGGGAGGACGGCATGGACCGGACCGTGAAGGTCGCGACTCCGGCCGAGATGTGCCAGGCCAAGGCCGCGGGAGCGACCATCTTGATGTCGATCGGCGGCGCGGCGGCGGGTATCGATCTGAGTTCGAGCGCGGTCGCGGACCGTTTCGTCGCGACCATCGTGCCGATCCTGAAGCGGTACAACTTCGACGGCATCGACATCGATCTGGAGACCGGACTCACCGGCTCGGGCAACATCAAGACCCTGTCCGCATCGCAGTCCAACCTGATCCGGATCATCGACGGCGTGCTCGCGCAGATGCCGGCGGGATTCGGCTTGACCATGGCGCCCGAGACCGCCTACGTCACCGGTGGCAGCGTCACGTACGGCTCGATCTGGGGCGCCTACCTGCCGATCATCAAGAAGTACGCGGACAACGGCCGCCTGTGGTGGTTGAACATGCAGTACTACAACGGGAGCATGTACGGCTGTGCCGGCGACTCGTATCAGGCCGGAACCGTGCAGGGCTTCACCGCGCAAACCGATTGCTTGGCAAAGGGTTTGAACATCCAGGGCACCACGATCACAGTGCCCTACGACAAGCAGGTCCCCGGCCTGCCCGCGCAGCCCGGTGCCGGGGGCGGTTACATGTCACCGAGCCTGGTGTCCCAGGCGTGGAAGCACTACGGCACCGGTGCGGCGAACAGCCTGAAGGGTTTGATGACGTGGTCCCTCAACTGGGACGGATCGCGCGGCTGGACCTTCGGCGACAACGTCAAATCGCTGCAGGGCCGCTGA
- a CDS encoding DUF305 domain-containing protein → MPRWIRGAAFLSAAFALLVLGAALRPLVLPEKHTATPVLSAVEIGFTQDMTAHHQQALIMVQRLDPGVDPTVLRLAQQLDSTQRLEIGTMLGWLRLANAAPMSARPMAWMHADETATHQHSLPVAQTEPKAPPGTGMPGMATTTELDALATARGRDAEILFLQLMYRHHRGGIAMAQAADQLLTAGPVKETARSMIHGQAQETGLMGMLLAERGAAPLP, encoded by the coding sequence GTGCCGCGCTGGATCCGGGGTGCCGCGTTCCTCTCCGCCGCCTTCGCCCTGCTCGTGCTCGGCGCCGCGTTGCGGCCCCTCGTGCTGCCGGAGAAGCACACGGCGACACCGGTTCTCAGCGCGGTGGAGATCGGTTTCACGCAGGACATGACCGCCCACCACCAGCAGGCGCTGATCATGGTGCAGCGGCTCGACCCGGGCGTCGACCCGACCGTCCTGCGGCTGGCCCAGCAGCTCGACAGCACCCAGCGCCTCGAGATCGGCACCATGCTGGGCTGGCTGCGGCTGGCGAACGCCGCCCCCATGTCGGCCCGTCCGATGGCGTGGATGCACGCGGACGAGACTGCTACGCATCAGCATTCGCTGCCGGTGGCGCAGACCGAGCCGAAAGCGCCGCCCGGCACCGGGATGCCGGGAATGGCGACGACCACCGAACTGGACGCGCTCGCCACGGCGCGTGGACGCGACGCCGAAATCCTGTTCCTGCAGTTGATGTATCGCCATCATCGCGGCGGCATCGCGATGGCGCAGGCGGCCGACCAGCTGCTCACCGCGGGCCCGGTGAAAGAAACCGCGCGCTCGATGATCCACGGGCAGGCGCAGGAGACAGGACTCATGGGGATGCTGCTCGCCGAGCGGGGTGCCGCTCCCCTGCCCTGA
- a CDS encoding LVIVD repeat-containing protein, whose translation MRSLPRLRGTKPLVLVMVGLAAALMVPSSASADLQSDIQTAVQEFLDVGRTAVPRADCGPGAAPENGMQGDVTAADRDSGRSTQGYRCNMSFVGGFAGRGAGITSTSFEHCAYMGSFFPGDLISEGRGVQVLDVSDPAHPRPTVTLTEPAMLAGTWESLKVNTARKLLVGTGVPVGTGVGYLSVYDISDCAHPRLLNPGPGTNMLMPLPITTHEGGFSPDGNTYWASGIVPGFVSAVDLTDPANPRVVWQGLTGIEAHGFGISADGNRMYLSALGGFTVLDISAVQRRDPNPQVQHIGRVFWTDGWATQHSIPVTYGGKPYLYTVDEGGSGGVKLIDIADDTAPKVAAKIKLEINLPQNIDANIGSSMGGSAFAYESHYCTADRRDDPTALACGWISSGIRVFDIRNPRDIREIAYYNPPARTGQNLSLWNSPHALASIIGVPLMSTPPALRAVLEGQFNPLDALTPRTGRLAFGDVSTDWCLSPPEWRGSQLFVTCSDNGFMVLQLDNDVYSPPADQESIVGS comes from the coding sequence ATGCGCTCACTGCCACGCCTGCGCGGCACCAAACCGCTGGTCCTCGTCATGGTCGGGCTCGCGGCCGCCCTCATGGTGCCGAGCAGTGCGTCGGCCGACCTGCAATCCGATATCCAGACCGCCGTGCAGGAGTTCCTCGACGTCGGCCGCACCGCGGTCCCGCGCGCCGACTGCGGACCGGGCGCGGCGCCGGAGAACGGCATGCAGGGCGACGTGACCGCCGCCGACCGGGACAGCGGACGCAGCACGCAGGGCTACCGCTGCAACATGTCGTTCGTCGGCGGCTTCGCCGGCCGCGGCGCAGGCATCACCTCGACCAGCTTCGAACACTGCGCCTACATGGGCTCGTTCTTCCCCGGCGACCTGATCAGCGAGGGGCGCGGCGTTCAGGTGCTCGACGTGTCCGACCCGGCACACCCGCGGCCGACCGTCACCCTCACCGAACCCGCCATGCTCGCGGGCACCTGGGAGAGCCTGAAGGTCAACACCGCACGAAAACTGCTGGTGGGCACCGGCGTTCCGGTGGGCACCGGCGTCGGCTACCTGTCGGTCTACGATATCTCCGACTGCGCGCATCCGCGCCTGCTCAACCCCGGGCCCGGCACGAATATGCTGATGCCGCTGCCGATCACGACGCACGAGGGCGGCTTCTCGCCGGACGGCAACACCTATTGGGCCTCGGGCATCGTGCCCGGTTTCGTCAGCGCGGTCGACCTCACCGATCCGGCGAACCCGCGCGTCGTGTGGCAGGGGCTCACCGGTATCGAAGCGCACGGTTTCGGGATCAGCGCCGACGGCAACCGGATGTATCTGTCCGCGCTCGGCGGCTTCACCGTGCTCGATATCAGCGCGGTGCAGCGCCGCGACCCGAACCCGCAGGTGCAGCACATCGGCCGGGTGTTCTGGACCGACGGCTGGGCCACCCAGCACAGCATTCCGGTGACCTACGGCGGCAAGCCGTATCTCTACACGGTCGACGAAGGCGGCTCCGGCGGTGTGAAACTCATCGATATCGCCGACGACACCGCCCCCAAGGTCGCCGCGAAGATCAAGCTGGAGATCAACCTGCCGCAAAACATCGACGCCAATATCGGGTCGTCCATGGGCGGTTCGGCGTTCGCCTACGAATCGCACTACTGCACCGCCGATCGCCGCGACGATCCGACGGCGCTGGCGTGCGGGTGGATCTCCTCGGGCATTCGGGTTTTCGACATCCGGAATCCGCGCGATATCCGCGAGATCGCCTATTACAACCCGCCCGCCCGCACCGGGCAGAACCTCAGCCTGTGGAACTCGCCGCACGCGCTGGCGTCGATCATCGGTGTGCCGCTGATGAGTACCCCACCGGCGCTGCGCGCGGTGCTGGAGGGCCAGTTCAATCCGCTGGACGCGCTCACCCCGCGCACCGGCAGGCTCGCCTTCGGCGACGTGTCCACCGACTGGTGCCTCTCGCCGCCGGAATGGCGTGGCTCGCAACTGTTTGTCACCTGCTCCGACAACGGATTCATGGTGTTGCAGCTGGACAACGACGTGTATTCGCCGCCGGCGGACCAAGAGTCGATCGTCGGGTCCTAG
- a CDS encoding phosphocholine-specific phospholipase C, whose product MSRRHLFGSMAAAAAASLLPPSLHRAMAAPMRRGGLAEIEHVVLLMQENRSFDHYYGTLRGVRGFGDESPLRLRTGRSVFHQPQPAPPGQFPAPDAEVLPFSLRAAAARAGRPDSDIEYLDALNHEWYGSTAAWAQGWYDGWIPAKTPATMTYYERRDIPLQYELAETFTICDAYHCSLFGGTNPNRNYFFTGTTGFEPGTRKRAVANDAYEIDHPGYAWTTYPERLEAAGVSWQIYQEWDNFTDNPVEYFLPFKRIGTRLLAEVDGGYRTTEQLYTALLTLPEADRQRLLGRLDAALGGLTAQQRSLFDRAMYRSAPGTLLQRFRADVTAGTLPAVTWLVPPQALSEHPSGSTPVASANLIYELLDVLASDPGTWSKTALFITFDENDGFFDHVPPPVPPRPADGEGDDWYQGQAIGLGPRVPMVVVSPWTIGGFVDSEVFDHTSVLRFLETWTGVAEPNISEWRRTACGDLTSAFDFTNPGRPPTLHRPGPVPAPVTRWMPDPPPAQSVPEQEPGRRPARALPYQPTVSAVLRSPTRLAVTLRNTGARPAHFALYSYAGESGFPVHLDVVHEATEIVTVAGDYDVAVQGPNRFWHELRGNTSGAAADIVVRQLIRRGSLSVDLANGGGDEVTLTLSSRRCTATRHEVILPPGTTKSVDWPTDDGWYDLTVACTEDPTFSRRLTGRIEPPAVEVD is encoded by the coding sequence ATGTCCCGTCGACACCTGTTCGGCTCCATGGCGGCGGCTGCGGCGGCGTCGCTGCTGCCGCCTTCGCTGCACCGCGCCATGGCCGCGCCCATGCGCCGCGGCGGCCTCGCGGAGATCGAGCACGTGGTGCTGTTGATGCAGGAGAACCGCTCGTTCGACCACTACTACGGGACGCTGCGCGGGGTGCGCGGATTCGGCGACGAGTCCCCGTTGCGGCTGCGCACCGGGCGTTCGGTGTTCCACCAACCGCAGCCCGCGCCGCCCGGACAGTTTCCCGCACCGGACGCGGAGGTGCTGCCGTTCTCGCTGCGCGCCGCGGCGGCCAGGGCCGGTCGGCCGGACAGCGACATCGAGTATCTCGACGCCCTGAACCACGAGTGGTACGGCAGTACCGCGGCCTGGGCGCAGGGTTGGTACGACGGCTGGATCCCGGCCAAGACGCCCGCCACGATGACCTATTACGAGCGCCGCGACATTCCGCTGCAATACGAGCTGGCCGAGACGTTCACCATCTGCGACGCCTACCACTGCTCACTGTTCGGCGGGACCAACCCGAATCGGAACTACTTCTTCACCGGAACCACCGGATTCGAGCCCGGCACCCGGAAACGGGCGGTCGCCAACGATGCCTACGAGATCGACCATCCCGGCTATGCATGGACGACGTATCCGGAGCGGCTGGAAGCGGCGGGCGTGTCCTGGCAGATCTATCAGGAGTGGGACAACTTCACCGACAACCCCGTCGAATACTTCCTGCCGTTCAAACGTATCGGCACGCGACTGCTGGCCGAGGTCGACGGGGGATACCGGACCACCGAACAGCTGTACACCGCGCTGCTGACCCTGCCCGAGGCCGACCGGCAGCGGCTGCTCGGCCGGCTGGACGCGGCACTCGGCGGGCTGACGGCGCAGCAGCGCAGCCTGTTCGACCGTGCCATGTACCGCAGCGCGCCGGGAACGTTGCTGCAACGTTTTCGCGCCGACGTCACCGCGGGCACCCTGCCCGCGGTGACGTGGCTGGTGCCGCCGCAGGCGCTGAGCGAACATCCGTCCGGTTCGACGCCGGTGGCCAGCGCGAACCTGATCTACGAACTGCTCGACGTCCTCGCGTCGGACCCCGGAACCTGGTCGAAGACAGCGCTGTTCATCACCTTCGACGAGAACGACGGCTTCTTCGACCACGTGCCGCCGCCCGTGCCGCCGCGACCCGCGGACGGCGAGGGCGACGACTGGTACCAGGGACAGGCGATCGGGCTCGGACCGCGGGTGCCGATGGTGGTGGTCTCGCCGTGGACCATCGGCGGTTTCGTCGACTCCGAGGTGTTCGACCACACCTCGGTGCTGCGCTTCCTGGAAACCTGGACCGGCGTCGCCGAACCGAATATCAGTGAGTGGCGGCGCACCGCCTGTGGCGACCTGACCTCGGCCTTCGATTTCACGAACCCCGGCAGGCCGCCGACGCTGCACCGTCCCGGACCGGTGCCCGCGCCCGTCACCCGGTGGATGCCGGATCCGCCACCCGCGCAATCGGTTCCGGAACAGGAGCCCGGCCGCCGACCGGCGCGGGCGTTGCCCTATCAGCCGACGGTGTCGGCCGTGCTGCGTTCGCCCACCCGGCTGGCGGTGACGCTGCGCAACACTGGTGCGCGACCCGCGCACTTCGCCCTCTACAGCTATGCGGGCGAGTCCGGCTTCCCGGTCCACCTCGATGTCGTGCACGAGGCAACCGAAATCGTCACCGTCGCAGGGGATTACGACGTTGCCGTACAGGGCCCGAATCGCTTCTGGCACGAACTGCGCGGGAACACCTCGGGCGCAGCCGCCGATATCGTTGTCCGCCAACTGATCCGCCGCGGTAGCCTATCGGTCGACCTGGCCAACGGTGGGGGAGACGAGGTCACATTGACTCTCTCGTCCCGCCGCTGCACCGCGACCCGGCACGAAGTGATCCTGCCGCCCGGCACCACCAAATCCGTCGATTGGCCGACCGACGACGGTTGGTACGACCTCACCGTCGCATGCACCGAAGACCCGACCTTCAGCCGCCGTCTAACCGGCCGTATCGAACCCCCCGCCGTCGAGGTCGACTGA
- a CDS encoding hemolysin family protein, protein MGDLFGVLLTVVLLASNAFFVAAEFALISARRDRLEALAAQGKRNANTVIRAGENLSMMLAAAQLGITICSILLGRVGEPAVAHLLEGPFEFLGLPEQLLHPVAFAIALAIVVILHILFGEMIPKNIALAGPERSALLLVPVHLMWLRLARPLIAVYNLAANLTLRMFRIEPKDELEATVSSVELAEMIGESRSEGLLDEEEHRRLTQALGTSDRVVTDVMVSLATTRTVPLRGSGTTLGDIESAVAETGFSRYPVQASDGSLVGYLHVKDVLDKVADETAGPETPIPRTDIRPLPTVSMHTPLYEALARLRRTNSHLGRVVDTRGNTTGIVALEDLVEEFVGTVRDGTHRIIE, encoded by the coding sequence ATGGGTGACCTGTTCGGCGTGCTGCTCACCGTGGTGCTGCTCGCCAGTAACGCCTTCTTCGTCGCTGCGGAATTCGCCTTGATCTCGGCCCGCCGGGACCGGCTCGAAGCACTGGCAGCGCAGGGAAAACGCAACGCCAACACCGTGATTCGGGCAGGCGAGAACCTGTCGATGATGCTCGCCGCGGCACAGCTCGGCATCACCATCTGCTCGATCCTGCTCGGCCGGGTCGGCGAGCCGGCGGTCGCGCATCTGCTGGAGGGCCCGTTCGAGTTCCTCGGCTTGCCCGAACAGCTGTTGCACCCGGTGGCTTTCGCGATCGCGCTCGCCATCGTGGTGATCCTGCACATCCTGTTCGGCGAGATGATTCCGAAGAACATCGCGCTGGCGGGTCCGGAACGCAGTGCCCTGCTGCTGGTTCCGGTGCACCTGATGTGGTTGCGCCTGGCGCGTCCGCTCATCGCGGTCTACAACCTGGCCGCGAACCTCACGTTGCGCATGTTCCGGATCGAGCCCAAGGACGAGCTGGAGGCGACCGTCTCCTCCGTCGAACTCGCCGAGATGATCGGCGAATCCCGCTCGGAGGGCCTGCTCGACGAGGAGGAGCACCGCCGGCTCACCCAGGCGCTCGGCACCAGCGACCGCGTGGTCACCGATGTGATGGTGTCGCTCGCGACCACCCGCACAGTGCCGTTGCGGGGCAGCGGAACCACGCTCGGCGATATCGAATCCGCGGTCGCCGAAACCGGTTTCTCCCGCTACCCGGTCCAGGCGAGCGACGGTTCGCTGGTCGGTTACCTGCACGTCAAGGACGTGCTGGACAAGGTCGCCGACGAGACGGCGGGGCCGGAGACGCCGATACCCCGCACCGATATCCGGCCGTTGCCGACCGTCAGCATGCACACACCGCTGTACGAGGCGCTGGCCCGGTTGCGGCGCACCAACAGTCACCTGGGGCGCGTCGTGGACACCCGCGGCAACACCACGGGCATCGTGGCGTTGGAGGATCTGGTGGAGGAGTTCGTCGGCACAGTCCGCGACGGGACGCACCGGATCATCGAATGA
- a CDS encoding NAD(P)H-dependent oxidoreductase → MNVLVVYAHPKPDSLSGALKDVAVDQLRADGHEVRISDLYAMGWKAHADTEDFGAVSETNFMLASGAAYQQGTLSADIQAEQQKLLWADAVLLHFPLWWFSMPAILKGWVDRVFTCGFAYGAGGTALPRYGAGVLAGRRAMLVVSIGGKEPSYSDRGINGPVEDLLFPIQHGILYYPGMDVLPPFLVHGTIRLDSARFDAVAADLRARMTELPKTEPIGFRPQGGGDYDRSLRLEPGREPNGASGFELHIAR, encoded by the coding sequence ATGAACGTACTTGTCGTGTACGCGCACCCGAAGCCGGACTCACTCTCGGGTGCATTGAAAGACGTGGCCGTCGACCAGTTACGGGCCGACGGGCACGAGGTCCGGATCAGCGATCTCTACGCGATGGGCTGGAAGGCACACGCGGACACCGAAGATTTCGGCGCGGTGTCCGAAACCAACTTCATGCTCGCCTCGGGTGCGGCGTATCAGCAGGGCACATTGAGCGCCGATATCCAGGCCGAGCAGCAGAAACTGCTCTGGGCCGATGCCGTTCTGCTGCACTTTCCGCTGTGGTGGTTCAGCATGCCCGCGATCCTGAAAGGATGGGTGGATCGGGTCTTCACCTGCGGTTTCGCCTACGGGGCCGGTGGCACGGCGCTGCCGCGGTACGGCGCGGGTGTGCTCGCGGGACGGCGCGCGATGCTCGTGGTGTCGATCGGCGGCAAAGAGCCGTCGTATTCGGATCGCGGTATCAACGGCCCCGTGGAGGATCTGCTGTTTCCGATCCAGCACGGCATTCTCTACTACCCGGGGATGGACGTACTGCCGCCGTTCCTGGTGCACGGCACTATTCGGCTCGATTCGGCCCGCTTCGATGCCGTCGCCGCGGATCTGCGCGCCCGTATGACGGAGTTGCCGAAGACCGAGCCGATCGGGTTCCGGCCGCAGGGCGGCGGGGACTACGACCGCAGCCTGCGGCTCGAGCCGGGGCGGGAGCCGAACGGGGCCAGCGGATTCGAGCTGCACATTGCGCGCTGA
- a CDS encoding hemolysin family protein, whose amino-acid sequence MTVALTVLSLLGFIALTAGTALFVAAEFSLTALERSTVEAHAREGDVRARMVRQAHRTLSFQLSGAQLGITITTLITGYIAEPVLARLLDPLFTGLGLSDGAARGLSLALALVLATSLSMIYGELVPKNIAISKPLATARVTAAPMVAFSVVFKWLIHFLNNTANWVVRRFGVEPAEELRSARSPQELGSLVRTSALRGALDSRTAQVIDRSLQFGERSAEELMTPRVKIESLDKLDTIADLIDAAGRTGYSRFPVIDGDLDNTLGVVHVKQAFTHPAGVRRTVPLQMLAHPVPIVPASLDGDEVLERIRADGMQVALVVDEYGGTAGIVTMEDIIEEILGDVRDEHDEEELDVRRVSDGWDCSGLLRIDEVSRATGYDAPEGEYETLGGLVLTRLGRIPEPGDEVLLPNPRSQQWSSEDSPASGGWIARVERMDGRRIDRVRLIPVAPEELALRRFQHEEAESGTAADREQEHSHG is encoded by the coding sequence ATGACCGTCGCGCTCACCGTGCTCAGTTTGCTCGGATTCATCGCTCTCACGGCAGGCACGGCGCTCTTCGTCGCCGCCGAATTCTCGCTCACCGCCCTGGAACGCAGCACCGTCGAAGCGCACGCGCGCGAGGGTGACGTGCGGGCCCGCATGGTCCGCCAAGCGCATCGCACGCTCTCGTTCCAGTTGTCCGGCGCCCAGCTCGGCATCACGATCACCACACTGATCACCGGCTATATCGCCGAACCGGTGCTCGCCCGGCTGCTCGATCCGCTGTTCACCGGCCTCGGGCTCAGCGACGGCGCCGCCCGCGGCCTCTCGCTCGCGCTGGCGCTCGTACTGGCCACCTCGCTGTCGATGATCTACGGCGAGCTGGTGCCCAAGAACATCGCCATCTCCAAACCGCTGGCCACCGCGCGCGTCACCGCAGCGCCGATGGTCGCGTTCTCCGTGGTGTTCAAGTGGCTGATCCACTTCCTCAACAACACCGCCAACTGGGTGGTGCGCCGCTTCGGCGTCGAACCCGCCGAGGAATTGCGTTCCGCGCGTTCGCCGCAGGAACTCGGCTCGCTGGTCCGCACGTCCGCGCTGCGCGGCGCGTTGGACTCGCGCACCGCGCAGGTCATCGACCGCTCCCTGCAGTTCGGTGAGCGCAGCGCCGAGGAACTGATGACGCCGCGGGTGAAGATCGAATCGCTGGACAAGCTCGACACGATCGCCGATCTCATCGACGCCGCCGGCCGCACCGGCTACTCGCGATTCCCGGTGATCGACGGCGATCTGGACAACACGCTCGGCGTGGTGCACGTCAAACAGGCGTTCACCCATCCGGCGGGGGTCCGGCGGACCGTCCCGCTGCAGATGCTGGCCCATCCCGTGCCGATCGTGCCCGCGAGCCTGGACGGCGACGAGGTGCTGGAGCGAATCCGCGCCGACGGCATGCAGGTCGCGCTGGTGGTCGACGAATACGGCGGCACCGCGGGCATCGTCACCATGGAGGACATCATCGAGGAGATCCTCGGCGACGTCCGCGACGAGCACGACGAGGAAGAACTCGACGTGCGCCGCGTCTCCGACGGCTGGGACTGCTCGGGTCTGCTGCGCATCGACGAGGTCTCGCGGGCCACCGGATACGACGCGCCCGAGGGCGAATACGAAACGCTCGGCGGCCTGGTGCTCACCCGCCTCGGCCGTATCCCGGAGCCGGGCGACGAGGTGCTCTTGCCCAATCCCCGTTCCCAGCAGTGGTCTTCGGAGGATTCCCCGGCTTCGGGTGGCTGGATCGCCCGGGTGGAACGCATGGACGGCCGTCGCATCGACCGGGTCCGGTTGATCCCGGTCGCCCCGGAAGAGCTTGCGCTGCGGCGCTTCCAGCACGAAGAAGCCGAGTCCGGCACGGCGGCGGATCGCGAACAGGAGCACAGTCATGGGTGA
- a CDS encoding PaaI family thioesterase — protein MIRTDTIVVPEHVHGYPGVAFGGYVAGLLAAQSGAPAVRVDFRRRVPVETPVTMRRNDSDGLLLTDLEGLPLVEAVPATLTLTAPPAPSWDEALAVTASAAPLRHESDCYGCGSLCAPGQGLRLFPWPEREQNRVVAAWTPDESLATDTGDLPTEQVWAAMDCPGGWVAMALHTLRHGTVTAALTATQLAPVRAGEDYISYAWPIAEAGRKSTVGVALAARDGAVCALAEALWIHPKPAPGHRD, from the coding sequence ATGATTCGAACGGACACGATCGTCGTGCCGGAGCACGTGCACGGGTATCCCGGCGTCGCGTTCGGCGGGTATGTCGCCGGTTTGCTCGCGGCACAGTCCGGCGCGCCCGCCGTGCGAGTCGACTTCCGCCGCCGCGTTCCGGTCGAGACGCCGGTGACCATGCGGCGCAACGACTCCGACGGGTTGCTCTTGACCGATCTCGAGGGCCTGCCCCTCGTCGAAGCCGTGCCTGCCACCTTGACACTCACCGCGCCGCCCGCACCGTCCTGGGACGAGGCGCTCGCCGTCACCGCGTCCGCGGCGCCGCTGCGGCACGAATCCGACTGCTACGGCTGCGGTTCGCTGTGCGCGCCGGGGCAGGGCCTGCGCCTGTTCCCGTGGCCGGAACGGGAGCAGAACCGCGTCGTCGCCGCCTGGACACCGGACGAGAGCCTCGCCACCGACACCGGCGACCTACCGACCGAACAGGTTTGGGCCGCCATGGACTGCCCCGGTGGGTGGGTGGCGATGGCGCTGCACACGCTGCGCCACGGCACCGTCACCGCCGCGCTCACCGCCACCCAGCTCGCGCCGGTGCGTGCGGGCGAGGACTACATCTCCTACGCCTGGCCGATCGCCGAGGCGGGCCGCAAATCCACGGTGGGCGTGGCTCTCGCCGCTCGCGACGGCGCGGTGTGCGCCCTCGCCGAAGCCCTGTGGATCCATCCGAAACCCGCTCCCGGCCATCGCGATTGA
- the sigJ gene encoding RNA polymerase sigma factor SigJ, translated as MTDPQPRPVLSERRQLINLAYRLLGSLAEAEDVVQEAYARWYALSDAQREAVAEPGAWLTTVAGRICLDLLGSARARRERYVGEWIPEPVPGRSEWLGGPMPADPADRVTLDESISMAFLVVLESMTPAERVAFVLHDVFRYSFAEVADVVGRTPAACRQLASSARRRIRTSRDVTLTERAEVVQDFKKAWETGDIEALVGLLDPQAIATADSGGLAPAFRQPISGGARIAAAWLEIAARAPEVTLIERTVNGQPGLVALVAGTIVSVYAFDIADRRITRIWVIRNPDKLRPWTE; from the coding sequence ATGACTGATCCGCAACCGCGGCCGGTGCTCAGCGAACGTCGTCAGCTGATCAACCTGGCCTACCGGCTGCTCGGCTCGCTGGCCGAGGCCGAGGACGTGGTGCAGGAGGCGTACGCGCGCTGGTACGCGCTGTCCGACGCGCAACGCGAGGCCGTGGCCGAGCCGGGCGCCTGGCTGACCACCGTCGCCGGGCGCATCTGCCTGGATCTGCTCGGTTCGGCCCGCGCCCGTCGGGAACGGTATGTGGGCGAATGGATTCCGGAACCGGTGCCGGGACGCTCCGAATGGCTCGGCGGGCCGATGCCCGCGGATCCCGCCGACCGGGTCACCCTGGACGAGTCGATCAGCATGGCGTTTCTCGTGGTCCTGGAATCCATGACCCCGGCCGAGCGGGTGGCGTTCGTCCTGCACGACGTGTTCCGCTACTCCTTCGCCGAAGTCGCCGACGTGGTCGGGCGCACCCCGGCGGCCTGCCGGCAGCTGGCCTCCTCCGCGCGACGCCGGATCCGCACGTCCCGCGACGTCACTCTCACCGAACGCGCTGAGGTCGTGCAGGATTTCAAGAAGGCTTGGGAGACCGGCGATATCGAGGCGTTGGTCGGCCTGCTGGACCCGCAGGCGATCGCGACCGCCGACAGCGGCGGACTGGCTCCGGCCTTCCGGCAGCCGATCAGCGGCGGTGCCCGGATCGCCGCCGCGTGGCTCGAGATCGCCGCCCGGGCGCCCGAGGTGACGCTGATCGAACGCACGGTGAACGGTCAGCCCGGGTTGGTGGCGCTCGTCGCCGGGACCATCGTCTCGGTGTACGCCTTCGACATCGCGGATCGGCGGATCACGCGCATCTGGGTGATCCGGAACCCGGACAAGCTGCGGCCCTGGACCGAGTGA